From Enterococcus mundtii, the proteins below share one genomic window:
- a CDS encoding amidohydrolase gives MLATHRMALHQIPELGFHEFKTKEYLYEQIKNCGGVIHEIDETGLLVYFDQQQDTTIAFRTDIDALPITEATGLPFASTHPGFMHACGHDGHMAMLLGLTDYIATHRQEMRHNIVLIFQPSEEIAGGADSVIRSGWLEHYKVQAIFGFHLWPGLPEGKVFSRPGALMAQSSETDIIVQGRSAHIASSSQGIDSLEAAVRFMKQVYDFDESLPENLEHLLKFGQITGGTIRNVLANEVVISGSIRSYSRKTQTDLKMQLARLAKEFQQTSPAKISFRYNDGYPAVRNDEQLYAALAHSELLHELAEPVLQAEDFGVYTEHYPCVFFFLGVGDTPALHDATFDFDMAVLEKGLEWYQTILYTEELF, from the coding sequence ATGTTGGCAACACACCGAATGGCGTTACATCAAATTCCTGAACTTGGCTTTCATGAATTTAAAACGAAAGAATACCTTTACGAACAAATCAAAAACTGTGGTGGCGTGATCCATGAAATCGATGAGACAGGCTTGTTGGTTTATTTTGATCAGCAACAAGACACAACGATTGCTTTTCGGACAGATATCGACGCGTTGCCCATCACTGAAGCCACAGGGTTACCTTTTGCGTCTACACACCCAGGATTCATGCACGCCTGCGGACATGATGGTCATATGGCAATGCTCTTAGGATTGACCGATTATATTGCTACGCACCGTCAAGAGATGCGGCACAATATCGTCTTGATTTTTCAACCCTCAGAAGAAATTGCTGGCGGGGCAGATAGTGTGATCCGTTCTGGGTGGTTGGAACATTACAAGGTACAGGCAATCTTTGGTTTTCATTTATGGCCAGGCTTGCCAGAAGGAAAAGTATTTTCACGACCAGGTGCGTTGATGGCGCAAAGTAGTGAAACAGATATCATCGTCCAAGGCAGATCTGCGCATATCGCCTCAAGCAGTCAAGGCATCGACAGTCTAGAAGCAGCTGTGCGTTTTATGAAACAAGTCTATGACTTTGATGAATCTCTGCCAGAAAACCTTGAACATCTCTTGAAATTTGGTCAGATTACAGGTGGGACGATCCGCAATGTCTTAGCCAATGAAGTCGTGATCTCAGGCAGCATTCGTTCATACAGTCGTAAGACCCAAACGGACTTAAAGATGCAACTAGCACGACTAGCAAAAGAATTCCAACAAACTTCCCCAGCGAAAATCTCATTTCGTTATAACGATGGGTATCCTGCTGTACGTAACGATGAACAGTTGTATGCAGCACTTGCCCACTCAGAGTTATTACATGAGTTGGCTGAGCCTGTCTTACAAGCAGAAGATTTTGGTGTTTATACGGAACACTATCCTTGTGTCTTTTTCTTCTTAGGTGTAGGTGATACACCAGCCCTGCATGATGCCACCTTTGATTTCGACATGGCTGTTTTAGAAAAAGGATTGGAATGGTACCAAACAATCCTTTACACCGAGGAACTTTTCTGA
- a CDS encoding FAD-dependent oxidoreductase, giving the protein MEKTKVIIVGASHGGHQSILELLSRYGENVDITLFEAGDYVSFMSCGMELYLEDQVTSVNDVRNFRPENFPQPNVAILNNHEVNTINADKKTVTVTRKEDGHTEEYAYDKLILSSGVKPNSLPVPGTDLENVYLMRGYNWATKIKERMTDPAVKKVAVIGSGYIGIEAAEVFLNAGKEVTLLDMIDRPLGTYLDKEMTDILEAHLKEKGMNIKTGVNIKAFTGDGKVAAIETDSGTIETDLIIQAAGVKPNTEWLKGIVDLDERGWIITDEYLQTNLPDVYAVGDATLAYSIPAGKKVPIALATVARREARYVVQHLFEQTPSKPFGGLVGSSALRVFDYHFAASGLNSFTADRAGVAIKTAFYEDTIRPKFVPEEFGNGKAAVQLAYDPFTHQLLGGAVLSTKDITAQGNVLALAIQQKLTIEDLAEADFFFQPGHDRQWSLLNLAAQQALGEEPFVE; this is encoded by the coding sequence ATGGAAAAAACGAAAGTAATTATTGTCGGTGCATCACATGGAGGGCATCAATCCATTTTAGAATTACTATCTAGATACGGAGAAAATGTGGATATCACCTTGTTTGAAGCAGGCGACTATGTTTCATTTATGTCATGCGGCATGGAATTATATTTAGAGGATCAAGTCACTAGTGTGAATGATGTCCGTAATTTCAGACCGGAAAACTTTCCGCAACCAAATGTGGCGATATTAAATAACCACGAAGTAAACACAATCAATGCAGATAAAAAAACAGTTACAGTTACACGTAAAGAAGATGGACATACAGAAGAGTATGCTTACGATAAATTGATTTTGAGTTCAGGTGTTAAACCAAACTCATTACCTGTTCCAGGAACAGACTTAGAAAATGTATATTTGATGCGTGGCTATAATTGGGCAACGAAAATCAAAGAACGCATGACAGACCCAGCAGTGAAAAAAGTAGCTGTGATCGGTTCAGGTTACATCGGGATCGAAGCAGCAGAAGTTTTCTTGAATGCAGGGAAAGAAGTAACGTTATTAGATATGATCGATCGTCCTTTAGGTACTTACTTAGATAAGGAAATGACAGATATCTTAGAAGCGCACTTAAAAGAAAAAGGCATGAACATCAAAACTGGCGTGAATATCAAAGCCTTCACAGGTGACGGTAAAGTCGCAGCCATCGAAACAGACAGTGGCACGATCGAAACAGATTTGATCATCCAAGCTGCCGGTGTCAAACCGAATACCGAATGGTTGAAAGGCATCGTTGATTTAGATGAACGTGGCTGGATCATCACAGATGAATACCTACAAACAAACTTACCTGATGTTTATGCAGTAGGAGATGCAACACTTGCTTATTCGATCCCAGCAGGCAAAAAAGTGCCGATCGCATTAGCAACAGTTGCACGTCGAGAAGCACGCTATGTCGTTCAACACTTATTTGAACAAACACCAAGCAAACCATTTGGTGGCTTAGTCGGCTCATCTGCGTTACGTGTGTTTGACTATCATTTTGCTGCAAGTGGCTTGAACAGCTTCACAGCTGATCGCGCTGGCGTAGCCATCAAAACAGCCTTCTATGAAGATACGATCCGTCCAAAATTCGTACCAGAAGAATTTGGGAACGGAAAAGCAGCTGTACAATTAGCCTATGATCCATTTACGCACCAATTGCTAGGTGGCGCTGTTTTATCAACGAAGGACATCACTGCACAAGGCAATGTCTTAGCACTAGCAATCCAACAAAAATTAACGATCGAAGACTTGGCAGAAGCAGATTTCTTCTTCCAACCAGGACACGACCGTCAATGGAGCTTACTAAACTTAGCGGCACAACAAGCACTAGGTGAAGAGCCATTTGTGGAGTAA
- a CDS encoding pyridoxal phosphate-dependent aminotransferase: MNLHHRFNPRLAKIEVSQIRMFDQQISSIPGIIKLTLGEPDFSTPEAVKETGITAIKENYSHYTGMRGLPELCEAACFFQKERYGLSYDPQTEVLTTIGATEAIATALLAVLEEGDKVLIPAPAYPGYQPIVDLAGAELITIDTSDTGFICQPEQLEEAFAKYGDEIKAVILNYPSNPTGTLLSAEQMSKLAEVLSQHPVFVISDEVYSELNYVGDHVSMATYLPEQTIVVNGLSKSHAMTGWRIGFLFAQKPVIDELIKVHQYLVTSATTISQKAAVEALTTSMDEGEKMKARYVERRDYLLPQLTELGFQISQPDGAFYLFCRLPETIQMNSWDFCLALAEQGKVACIPGSAFGPEGEGFIRISYASGMDDLQEACKRIGTFLAQLKK, translated from the coding sequence ATGAATCTACACCATCGTTTTAATCCAAGGCTGGCTAAAATCGAAGTCTCGCAGATCCGTATGTTCGATCAGCAAATCTCAAGCATTCCGGGCATCATCAAATTGACATTAGGTGAGCCAGATTTTTCAACACCTGAAGCAGTCAAAGAAACAGGGATCACAGCCATCAAAGAAAACTATTCTCATTATACCGGGATGAGAGGTTTACCAGAATTATGTGAAGCAGCTTGTTTCTTCCAAAAAGAACGTTACGGTCTTTCTTATGATCCGCAAACGGAAGTACTAACAACGATCGGTGCCACAGAAGCGATCGCGACAGCTTTATTAGCGGTCTTAGAAGAAGGGGATAAAGTATTGATCCCAGCACCTGCATATCCCGGCTATCAACCAATTGTTGATCTAGCAGGCGCCGAATTGATCACGATCGATACATCAGACACTGGCTTTATTTGTCAGCCAGAACAACTAGAAGAGGCGTTTGCCAAATACGGAGACGAAATCAAAGCAGTGATTTTGAATTACCCAAGTAATCCAACGGGAACATTGTTATCTGCGGAGCAAATGAGCAAACTTGCAGAAGTTTTAAGCCAGCACCCAGTCTTTGTCATCAGTGACGAAGTTTACTCGGAGTTGAACTACGTGGGAGATCATGTCTCGATGGCTACGTACTTGCCTGAACAAACGATCGTCGTGAATGGACTCTCTAAATCTCATGCCATGACTGGTTGGCGCATTGGGTTTCTCTTTGCTCAAAAACCAGTGATCGATGAATTGATCAAGGTCCACCAATATTTAGTTACTTCTGCCACAACGATTTCTCAAAAAGCTGCGGTCGAAGCCTTGACAACGAGTATGGACGAAGGGGAAAAAATGAAGGCCCGCTACGTCGAACGCCGAGATTATCTATTGCCGCAACTTACGGAATTAGGTTTTCAAATCTCTCAACCTGATGGTGCGTTTTATTTGTTCTGTCGCTTACCAGAAACAATCCAGATGAATTCGTGGGATTTTTGTTTAGCACTCGCAGAACAAGGTAAGGTTGCCTGTATCCCTGGCTCAGCTTTTGGACCGGAAGGTGAAGGATTTATCCGAATCTCTTATGCAAGTGGGATGGATGACCTACAAGAAGCGTGTAAACGTATCGGCACATTTTTAGCACAATTAAAAAAATAA